In Arachis hypogaea cultivar Tifrunner chromosome 17, arahy.Tifrunner.gnm2.J5K5, whole genome shotgun sequence, a single window of DNA contains:
- the LOC112767086 gene encoding rust resistance kinase Lr10-like, with the protein MDSYLILVSTFLLSCFGVVHVGSNSDTTCPDFLCGNQEIRFPFRIKGRQSQSCGYPGFDLVCSGTSDDEKLFLELPESVTFNVKHIDYIKQTIELTPPSSCLPKQLHNLSNISVLVFPFQRMLVEEGDDYHFFNCSPVAMDTYINNDIMIPCLSSSTSQVYAISSWNSIHDLTTLFPCTKMFNISSLPDALVPALKDTLVLFWSEPSCQQCESEGKRCSWNNSTKNQLDCLANVIHRDSSTALVTTIGSVLGSFLLVLLTGAIYYIYDSCIMQKEKQAIIEKFLEDYRAQKPTRYSYTEIKRITNNFGYKLGEGAYGTVFKGSISKEFPIAVKMLNNSQGNGEEFVNEVGIIGRIHHVNIVRLVGFCADGFRRALVYEFLPNSSLQKFINLPDNKQNFLGWKKLQEIALGVAKGIEYLHQGCDQRILHFDIKPQNVLLDHNFTPKICDFGLAKLCSKDQSVVSMTAARGTLGYIAPEVFSRNFGNVSYKSDVYSYGMMLLETIGGKKITEDIEENSSHVYYPEWMHSILEETDEIRIHIEDEEDAKIAKKLATVGLWCIQWHAVDRPSMQTVLQMLEGDQDTLPKPPNPFASTGPSRKYAKISVPARQITQDLEVIQELD; encoded by the exons ATGGATAGTTATTTGATCTTAGTCTCCACtttcctcctttcttgctttGGTGTAGTTCATGTTGGCTCTAATAGTGATACTACCTGTCCGGATTTCTTGTGCGGAAATCAAGAAATTCGATTCCCTTTTAGAATCAAAGGCCGTCAGTCACAAAGCTGTGGCTATCCGGGCTTTGATTTGGTTTGCTCAGGTACTAGTGATGATGAGAAACTGTTTCTTGAGCTCCCTGAATCAGTGACCTTCAATGTCAAACACATTGACTATATAAAACAAACAATTGAATTAACCCCTCCATCTTCCTGCCTTCCAAAGCAGCTCCATAACCTCAGTAATATCTCTGTCTTAGTTTTCCCTTTCCAGCGCATGCTAGTTGAGGAGGGTGATGACTATCACTTCTTCAACTGTTCACCAGTGGCAATGGACACATATATAAACAATGACATCATGATTCCATGCCTAAGCAGCTCAACCAGTCAAGTATATGCCATTTCATCTTGGAATTCTATCCATGACCTGACAACCCTGTTTCCTTGCACCAAAATGTTCAATATTTCATCCCTCCCAGATGCACTTGTTCCAGCTCTGAAAGATACTCTTGTTTTGTTTTGGTCTGAACCAAGCTGTCAACAATGTGAATCGGAGGGCAAAAGGTGCAGCTGGAACAACAGCACCAAGAATCAACTTGATTGTCTTGCTAATGTCATCCACAGGG ATTCATCAACAGCTCTAGTAACCACAATAG GATCAGTACTTGGATCGTTTTTGCTTGTCCTACTGACCGGAGCGATTTATTACATCTATGACTCTTGCATAATGCAAAAGGAAAAACAAGCAATTATTGAAAAATTTCTTGAAGATTACAGGGCTCAAAAACCAACCAGATATTCTTACACTGAAATCAAGAGAATCACCAACAACTTTGGGTACAAGTTAGGAGAGGGCGCCTATGGAACTGTCTTCAAAGGAAGCATCTCAAAAGAATTTCCTATTGCGGTGAAAATGCTGAATAATTCCCAGGGAAATGGGGAGGAGTTTGTCAATGAAGTTGGTATAATTGGTAGAATCCACCATGTCAATATTGTCCGGTTGGTTGGTTTCTGTGCTGATGGGTTCAGAAGAGCTCTTGTCTATGAATTCTTGCCGAATTCTTCGCTGCAGAAGTTCATAAATTTGCCCGACAACAAGCAAAACTTTTTGGGCTGGAAGAAGTTGCAAGAGATTGCTCTAGGTGTAGCTAAAGGAATTGAGTATCTTCACCAAGGTTGTGATCAACGCATTCTCCATTTTGATATCAAACCTCAAAATGTGTTGCTAGATCACAACTTTACTCCAAAAATTTGTGATTTCGGTCTAGCTAAATTATGCTCCAAGGATCAAAGTGTAGTGTCAATGACAGCAGCTAGAGGAACTTTGGGGTACATTGCGCCCGAAGTTTTCTCAAGGAACTTTGGAAATGTATCTTACAAGTCTGATGTTTACAGTTATGGAATGATGCTGCTAGAAACAATTGGAGGAAAGAAGATCACAGAGGATATAGAAGAAAACAGTAGCCATGTTTACTATCCAGAATGGATGCATAGTATTTTAGAAGAGACTGATGAAATCAGAATTCatattgaagatgaagaagatgctAAAATTGCTAAGAAACTAGCAACAGTGGGACTTTGGTGCATCCAATGGCATGCAGTGGATCGACCATCAATGCAGACAGTGCTTCAAATGTTGGAGGGAGACCAAGACACATTACCAAAACCTCCTAATCCTTTTGCTTCCACAGGGCCTTCAAGAAAATATGCTAAAATTAGTGTGCCTGCAAGACAAATTACCCAAGATTTAGAAGTGATCCAAGAGTTAGATTAA